Proteins from one Malaya genurostris strain Urasoe2022 chromosome 2, Malgen_1.1, whole genome shotgun sequence genomic window:
- the LOC131429220 gene encoding pupal cuticle protein 20-like — MKCLIVLLSVTVGCVLGQGGLEDGQYHPEIINTKYDDGQYHSGTYRSGQSTGGAQTISVQSSSSSSGSGGAAQFNSASQFSSAGQSGAGAQFDSASQSGSAFQSSSGSLSGSGSQGGSVFQSSSAIKSSSGSQSGSASQSSSSSQGGSASRSGSGSQSDAQAVVKEDIRTINENGYSYKLSIDNGIELSESGQIDHSAANAPLRAKGYYQFLAPDGVLYRVDYVADENGFQPTGDHLPTPPPIPEEIQKALSGLLKPGRK, encoded by the exons ATGAAGTGTCTAATTGTG TTACTATCGGTGACAGTGGGCTGTGTTCTGGGACAGGGGGGCCTTGAGGATGGACAGTATCACCCGGAGATAATCAACACTAAATATGACGATGGACAGTATCATAGTGGCACATATCGCAGCGGCCAAAGCACCGGTGGTG CTCAAACAATCTCAGTTCAGTCGAGCAGTTCCTCAAGCGGCTCTGGTGGTGCTGCGCAATTTAATTCTGCCTCCCAATTTAGTTCTGCCGGACAATCTGGTGCCGGAGCACAATTTGATTCAGCATCTCAAAGTGGATCAGCATTCCAAAGCAGTTCTGGTTCCCTGAGCGGTTCAGGTTCCCAGGGTGGCTCGGTTTTCCAGAGTAGCTCTGCTATCAAAAGTAGCTCGGGTTCCCAGAGTGGTTCTGCTTCGCAAAGCagttcatcttctcaaggtggCTCTGCTTCTCGAAGCGGTTCTGGTTCCCAATCGGATGCACAGGCCGTCGTCAAAGAAGACATTCGTACCATCAACGAGAATGGCTACAGCTACAAACTTTCGATCGACAATGGTATTGAACTGTCGGAATCCGGCCAGATCGACCATTCTGCTGCCAATGCACCGTTGCGTGCCAAGGGATACTATCAGTTCCTTGCTCCCGATGGAGTCCTATATCGCGTAGATTACGTTGCTGACGAAAACGGATTCCAGCCCACAGGTGATCATCTGCCGACACCACCCCCGATACCGGAAGAAATTCAGAAAGCACTGTCCGGTCTTCTTAAGCCAGGCCGAAAATAG